From a single Nitrososphaerales archaeon genomic region:
- a CDS encoding aspartate kinase, whose product MKIVMKFGGTSLVSAERVKQVASLIKSYAKDNEIVAVASAVRGMTDDLLQITTSVRKGNKADIEKFIQKVAELHMGIAKNAITRAGTRNELRNILGSIIRELEDVLGGMVLLGEVTPKSQDYLLSFGERLATPILCYALKDIAMKAEFLTGKDVGIITDSNYGEAKPLMDTTKLRVSNKISPMLKNGIIPVVTGFVAADQNGNITTLGRGGSDYTATIIASCINADEVWLMTDVDGLMTADPRIVKNARVLKEVSYAEAMEMALFGAKYMHPRALEPILDAGISIRIRNTFNPENSGTLVVKTPTAGAQHIVKSVSVIRNTALIDVRGGSMVGAPGTAAKIFNVLGDSKVNIMMISQSPSESSISMVVRKNDLDKAVNSLELNLLGKVIKTINVTDNVAIVAAVGSGMRGIKGVAARIFSAVARHGVNVIMIAQGSSELNLAFVVNDRDCEEAVRALHEEFELSKMA is encoded by the coding sequence TTGAAGATAGTAATGAAGTTTGGTGGTACATCTCTTGTCAGTGCTGAGAGGGTGAAGCAGGTAGCAAGTCTTATCAAGTCGTATGCAAAAGATAACGAAATCGTTGCGGTAGCATCGGCAGTTAGAGGAATGACAGATGACCTGTTGCAGATAACTACAAGTGTGAGGAAGGGGAACAAGGCGGATATAGAAAAATTCATCCAAAAAGTTGCCGAGCTTCATATGGGTATAGCCAAGAATGCAATAACTAGGGCTGGAACCAGAAATGAACTTCGTAATATTTTGGGTTCCATAATAAGGGAGCTCGAAGACGTTCTGGGCGGTATGGTTCTGCTAGGAGAAGTAACACCAAAATCACAGGATTACTTGTTGTCGTTTGGTGAAAGACTAGCCACACCAATACTTTGCTACGCTTTGAAGGACATTGCCATGAAAGCAGAGTTTCTTACAGGGAAGGATGTTGGTATAATCACGGATTCAAACTATGGTGAAGCCAAACCACTTATGGATACCACAAAGCTGAGGGTATCTAACAAAATTTCACCCATGCTAAAGAACGGCATCATACCTGTTGTAACTGGCTTCGTTGCAGCTGATCAGAACGGAAACATAACAACCCTAGGCCGCGGCGGTTCTGACTATACTGCTACCATCATAGCATCGTGCATAAACGCCGATGAGGTTTGGTTAATGACAGATGTTGATGGTCTTATGACAGCAGACCCTAGGATAGTGAAGAATGCTAGGGTTCTCAAGGAAGTATCATATGCAGAGGCAATGGAGATGGCACTCTTTGGTGCAAAGTATATGCACCCAAGGGCACTTGAACCAATACTAGATGCGGGTATATCAATACGCATAAGGAACACTTTCAATCCAGAAAATAGCGGCACCCTTGTTGTCAAAACCCCTACTGCAGGCGCTCAGCATATAGTAAAATCTGTTAGTGTGATACGGAACACGGCGCTGATCGACGTAAGGGGCGGTAGTATGGTAGGCGCTCCTGGTACTGCAGCCAAGATATTCAATGTATTGGGCGATAGCAAAGTGAACATAATGATGATATCGCAAAGCCCTTCAGAATCAAGCATATCGATGGTAGTTAGAAAAAATGATTTAGACAAGGCAGTGAATTCACTAGAGTTGAATTTACTTGGCAAGGTAATAAAGACCATAAATGTGACAGATAACGTTGCAATAGTAGCAGCAGTAGGTTCAGGCATGCGTGGAATAAAGGGCGTAGCAGCTAGGATCTTTAGTGCAGTTGCTAGGCATGGTGTAAATGTAATCATGATCGCACAGGGTTCTTCTGAGCTTAACCTTGCCTTTGTGGTAAATGATAGGGATTGTG
- the pcn gene encoding proliferating cell nuclear antigen (pcna), translating to MVAKTKGPDEWKAITSAVSTLVEEATFEATSESISFRGMDPSHVALIDIIWPNSAFEKFECDSAIRFGVRVDEFSKLIRRADKNDSIELNITYENMLVVKISNGYKKQYKMRLIESTAGSTPLPKISFNAKIAMSTSAFDKILSDIQVVSDYISIESTSDRAVFIGRGDAGEAIITLESGSEGLEELDVKDESKATYSLEYLTSIVKAIGASAGGVVCEYSSKMPLRLEFKVSNVGRIHFFLAPRMEG from the coding sequence TTGGTAGCAAAAACAAAAGGTCCAGACGAGTGGAAGGCTATAACTTCTGCAGTGTCAACACTTGTTGAAGAGGCAACATTTGAGGCCACGAGTGAAAGTATATCATTTAGAGGTATGGACCCAAGTCATGTTGCACTGATAGACATAATATGGCCTAACTCAGCTTTTGAAAAATTCGAGTGCGATAGTGCAATAAGATTTGGTGTCAGGGTTGATGAATTTTCCAAATTAATAAGAAGAGCTGATAAGAACGATAGTATTGAATTGAACATTACCTATGAGAACATGCTTGTTGTCAAGATCTCCAACGGATATAAGAAGCAGTACAAGATGCGCCTAATAGAAAGCACAGCAGGTTCAACACCACTACCAAAGATAAGTTTCAATGCAAAGATTGCAATGAGCACGTCAGCGTTCGATAAGATCCTAAGTGACATACAGGTCGTCTCTGATTACATATCCATAGAATCTACTTCCGATAGAGCTGTGTTCATAGGCAGGGGAGATGCTGGCGAAGCCATTATCACACTTGAATCCGGTAGTGAAGGCTTGGAGGAACTAGATGTCAAAGACGAGAGCAAGGCGACATACAGTTTAGAGTATCTCACCAGCATAGTGAAGGCTATAGGAGCTAGCGCTGGAGGCGTTGTATGCGAGTATTCTAGCAAGATGCCCTTGAGACTAGAGTTCAAGGTCTCAAATGTAGGCAGGATACACTTCTTCCTAGCACCTAGGATGGAAGGTTAG
- a CDS encoding transcription factor S yields MQFCPNCNTRLKARQEEEKKTKMICPKCGYTTMQRETAKAEVKSKKRASTEDASIKVLEEEDDVKALPTASVECPKCSNKEAVWWMLQTRSADEPTTQFYRCTKCSHTWRHYA; encoded by the coding sequence ATGCAGTTCTGTCCCAACTGTAATACTAGATTAAAAGCAAGGCAGGAAGAAGAGAAGAAGACCAAGATGATCTGTCCCAAATGCGGCTACACGACAATGCAACGAGAAACAGCAAAAGCAGAAGTCAAGTCAAAAAAGAGGGCTTCAACGGAAGACGCATCAATCAAAGTTTTGGAAGAAGAGGACGACGTCAAAGCATTACCAACAGCAAGTGTTGAATGTCCCAAATGCAGCAACAAGGAAGCTGTGTGGTGGATGCTACAGACAAGGAGTGCGGATGAACCCACAACGCAATTCTATAGATGCACCAAGTGCAGTCATACTTGGCGACACTATGCATAA
- a CDS encoding RpoL/Rpb11 RNA polymerase subunit family protein, which translates to MEAVLIDFKDNEADIKIKEEDVSIMYILQHELLQNKKVEFAGVAMKHPLTKEYEMRVVTESGNPLDVLLEAVKTACEYVEDLTQMFKKVKG; encoded by the coding sequence ATGGAAGCCGTTCTTATTGATTTTAAGGATAACGAAGCTGACATTAAGATAAAAGAGGAAGACGTGTCTATAATGTATATACTACAGCATGAACTTCTCCAGAACAAGAAGGTCGAGTTCGCTGGCGTTGCGATGAAGCATCCCTTGACCAAGGAGTATGAGATGCGTGTAGTAACTGAAAGCGGCAATCCACTCGATGTCCTTTTAGAAGCTGTCAAAACGGCATGTGAATACGTCGAGGACTTGACGCAGATGTTCAAGAAAGTAAAGGGTTGA
- a CDS encoding transposase family protein: MDRVIMLLVYYRLYITCPLAGFLFDLDQSNVWRDIRMLEPLVKECVPLPEKLYSNVRRARTIEEVETYFPGLSIHRCFRAGDTKAKE, encoded by the coding sequence ATGGACAGGGTTATCATGCTCCTTGTCTACTACAGGCTATACATAACATGCCCCCTTGCAGGCTTCCTTTTTGACCTTGACCAGAGCAATGTGTGGAGAGATATACGTATGCTGGAACCATTGGTAAAGGAGTGTGTTCCACTGCCAGAGAAACTTTACAGCAATGTCAGAAGGGCCAGGACTATAGAAGAGGTTGAAACGTATTTTCCAGGACTCAGCATTCATAGATGCTTCAGAGCAGGAGATACCAAGGCCAAAGAATAA
- a CDS encoding transposase family protein, with amino-acid sequence MKRIFQDSAFIDASEQEIPRPKNKRRRKSYYSGKKKKHTVKTQYMVNGDGLILHRSNHQKVRKDGYTIFKENHPKVPKDVERYVDLGYKGVQRDFPEAKWVIPIKKKKRKRNLARKEERYNRRIARKRVKVEHTISRVKKFNIMGNRFRNRLRHYDNASNIVCGLVNFRTMRSKGIML; translated from the coding sequence TTGAAACGTATTTTCCAGGACTCAGCATTCATAGATGCTTCAGAGCAGGAGATACCAAGGCCAAAGAATAAGCGTAGGAGGAAGAGCTATTATTCAGGCAAGAAGAAGAAACATACTGTCAAGACTCAATATATGGTTAATGGCGATGGCCTTATACTGCACAGGAGCAATCACCAGAAAGTAAGGAAAGATGGTTATACCATATTCAAGGAGAACCATCCTAAGGTACCAAAAGATGTTGAGAGATACGTTGACCTGGGATACAAGGGGGTACAGAGAGATTTTCCAGAGGCTAAATGGGTCATCCCAATAAAGAAGAAGAAGAGAAAGAGGAATCTTGCAAGAAAGGAAGAGAGGTACAACAGAAGGATTGCAAGGAAGAGGGTCAAGGTTGAGCATACTATAAGCAGGGTAAAGAAGTTCAACATAATGGGTAACAGATTCAGGAACAGGCTCAGGCATTATGATAATGCCTCAAATATCGTGTGTGGACTCGTGAACTTCAGGACGATGAGAAGCAAGGGAATCATGTTATGA
- the cobJ gene encoding precorrin-3B C(17)-methyltransferase, which translates to MGKGKLYVVGIGPGYEEHMTPRAKQCIEESNVIIGYSTYIELIQHLIKDKEVHSYAMTQEVERANQAIELAEHGRIVSLVSSGDPGIYGMAGLVYEVLAEKRWSKENGIHVEIIPGVSALNSCAALIGSPLMTDFAVVSMSDLLVPWEIIVQRVEAAARGDYVVVIYNPQSKKRVHQLHDTRDILLKYRKRNTPVAIVKAAYRDNQNIIMTDLEHMLEHTDSLGMLSTVIIGNSSTFMYNGLMVNPRGYKSKYTLVKEETT; encoded by the coding sequence ATGGGAAAGGGCAAGTTATATGTTGTGGGTATAGGACCGGGTTATGAAGAGCACATGACTCCTAGGGCAAAGCAGTGCATTGAAGAAAGCAATGTTATCATCGGTTATTCAACATACATAGAACTTATTCAACATTTGATCAAGGACAAGGAAGTTCACTCCTATGCTATGACCCAAGAAGTTGAAAGGGCAAACCAAGCAATAGAATTGGCTGAGCACGGAAGGATAGTTTCATTGGTATCAAGCGGCGATCCAGGAATATATGGAATGGCTGGTTTAGTTTACGAGGTGCTTGCAGAAAAGAGATGGAGCAAGGAAAATGGAATTCACGTAGAAATCATTCCGGGCGTGTCAGCCTTGAATTCATGCGCTGCTCTAATAGGCTCACCATTGATGACAGATTTTGCAGTCGTGAGCATGAGTGATTTGCTAGTACCATGGGAAATAATTGTGCAGAGAGTCGAGGCTGCTGCACGGGGCGACTATGTTGTTGTAATATACAACCCGCAGAGCAAGAAACGCGTACACCAGCTACACGACACAAGGGATATTTTGCTAAAGTATAGAAAACGCAACACTCCTGTTGCAATAGTAAAGGCTGCATACAGAGATAATCAGAACATCATAATGACTGATCTTGAACATATGCTGGAGCATACTGATAGCTTGGGAATGCTTAGCACTGTAATAATTGGGAACTCATCAACATTCATGTACAACGGATTGATGGTAAACCCAAGGGGATACAAATCCAAGTACACTCTGGTAAAGGAAGAGACAACATAA
- a CDS encoding LLM class F420-dependent oxidoreductase has translation MNKISFGVIVPQGWLNDLPSVNAYKQFEMAKHVALTAEKLGYSSIWAYDHFIPHYSYAPLETKPMLECYTLLSALATVTKKVKIGQVVTCNSYRHPSLLAKIGSTLDVISNGRLELGMGAGWYEEEYTAYGYPYPKDIVRLEQLDEALQIIKSMWTSVRTTFSGKHYMVNGAICNPKPLQKPYPKIMVGGSGEKVLLRIAAEHADRYNHPFGTPDELKRKIEVLKEHCKSINRDHTEIEKSVLIRVIVANSDNEVKHIIRKVKNKGETIEEYLDRTNGKTAAGTPEQVIADLNKYIQNGVTHFILHFVGLDHKINMPQLFATKVMKKI, from the coding sequence ATGAACAAGATAAGTTTCGGTGTCATAGTACCGCAAGGATGGCTAAACGATCTGCCAAGTGTAAATGCCTATAAGCAGTTTGAGATGGCAAAACATGTTGCGTTAACAGCTGAAAAATTGGGATACAGCTCTATTTGGGCATACGATCATTTTATACCGCATTATAGTTATGCACCGTTGGAAACGAAACCCATGTTAGAATGTTATACATTACTATCGGCACTTGCCACCGTAACTAAGAAAGTAAAGATAGGTCAAGTAGTTACCTGCAATTCGTACAGACATCCATCTCTTCTAGCTAAGATCGGATCTACGCTCGATGTGATAAGCAATGGGAGATTAGAACTTGGAATGGGTGCGGGTTGGTATGAGGAAGAATACACAGCGTATGGCTACCCATATCCAAAAGATATCGTGAGATTGGAACAGCTTGATGAGGCGCTTCAAATAATCAAGTCCATGTGGACTAGCGTGAGAACAACCTTTTCTGGAAAACATTACATGGTTAATGGAGCTATATGCAATCCAAAGCCATTGCAGAAACCCTATCCAAAAATAATGGTCGGGGGTTCCGGAGAAAAAGTGCTATTACGAATTGCAGCGGAACACGCCGACAGATACAACCATCCTTTTGGAACACCTGATGAGCTGAAGCGCAAGATAGAAGTGTTAAAAGAGCATTGCAAAAGCATTAACAGGGATCATACGGAAATTGAAAAATCTGTTCTTATTAGGGTGATAGTAGCAAATAGCGATAATGAAGTGAAGCATATAATTAGAAAGGTGAAGAATAAAGGTGAAACGATCGAAGAGTACCTTGATAGAACCAATGGCAAGACAGCCGCGGGTACGCCTGAACAAGTAATTGCAGATCTTAACAAATACATACAGAATGGCGTTACTCATTTTATACTGCACTTCGTGGGTCTAGATCATAAGATCAACATGCCTCAGCTATTCGCAACGAAAGTGATGAAGAAGATTTAA
- a CDS encoding tyrosine--tRNA ligase, with translation MDTTTKVELVLREPTEEVITNEELVNLFNINSKPNHYIGLEISGLLHLGSLILTGYKINDFLKAGVNCTVFLADWHTYINDKLGGNWDMIREAANYYSEAFKFFCTGVNVVLGSDLYNRTPDYWVNMVKFSKQITLARAMRSLTIMGRSEKDKLDFSQLLYPSLQATDIWALDLDIVHAGIDQRKVHMLVREVFPKLGWKVPVAVHHHLLPGLAEPQRMGLDENSNMDARISSKMSKSKPWTSIFIHDDEKSIGEKVGKAFCPEGIIENNPVLEIVRYIVFHEHKEFTVERPEKYGGNVTFGSYVEVEEAFTSKKLHPMDLKQSLARYLNEIIEPVRSHFKGKESILEAIANA, from the coding sequence ATGGATACAACGACTAAGGTAGAGCTTGTATTGAGGGAACCTACAGAGGAGGTTATTACTAATGAGGAGCTGGTTAATTTGTTCAACATTAATTCAAAGCCTAACCATTACATCGGGCTAGAAATTTCTGGGTTGCTGCATTTAGGGAGTTTGATATTAACAGGATACAAGATCAATGATTTCTTGAAGGCTGGTGTCAACTGTACCGTATTTCTAGCTGACTGGCATACTTACATAAATGACAAACTAGGAGGCAATTGGGATATGATAAGGGAAGCTGCGAATTATTACTCTGAGGCTTTCAAGTTTTTCTGTACAGGTGTTAACGTTGTTCTAGGTTCAGATCTATACAATAGAACACCCGATTACTGGGTCAATATGGTAAAGTTTAGCAAGCAGATAACACTTGCGAGAGCAATGCGTTCCCTTACAATAATGGGCAGGAGTGAAAAGGATAAGCTTGATTTTTCCCAGTTACTTTATCCGTCTTTGCAAGCAACTGACATATGGGCGTTAGACCTTGACATAGTGCATGCGGGCATAGACCAGAGGAAGGTGCATATGTTGGTTCGCGAAGTTTTTCCAAAGCTCGGATGGAAAGTGCCAGTTGCTGTTCACCATCACTTACTTCCAGGACTTGCTGAACCTCAAAGAATGGGTCTTGATGAGAATAGCAACATGGACGCAAGGATATCAAGCAAGATGAGCAAATCAAAACCATGGACAAGCATCTTCATTCATGATGATGAGAAGTCTATAGGTGAGAAGGTAGGTAAAGCCTTCTGTCCTGAAGGGATCATCGAAAACAATCCGGTGCTTGAAATTGTTCGTTACATAGTATTTCATGAACATAAAGAGTTCACAGTAGAAAGACCAGAGAAGTATGGAGGGAACGTTACATTTGGAAGTTATGTGGAAGTGGAAGAGGCGTTTACGAGTAAGAAATTACATCCCATGGATTTGAAGCAATCCCTTGCCAGATATCTGAATGAGATAATTGAACCTGTCAGATCACATTTCAAGGGTAAGGAATCTATTTTAGAAGCAATAGCTAACGCCTGA
- a CDS encoding helix-turn-helix domain-containing protein: protein MEEKKLKWIMENMRCCPIDNTFKIVGKKFTVLILRNMISLGQKRFNQLLDSIEGINPKTLSVRLREMERNGLIERKVYPETPIRVEYHLTGKGEALRPILEQMAAFSLQYCCKEVFKDGKPRTFGEVFGTSIKADLPADRKTS, encoded by the coding sequence TTGGAAGAAAAGAAATTGAAATGGATTATGGAAAATATGAGGTGCTGTCCGATCGATAACACATTCAAGATAGTTGGCAAAAAGTTCACTGTGCTTATACTGCGAAACATGATCAGTTTAGGTCAGAAAAGGTTCAACCAACTACTTGACTCTATTGAAGGGATAAATCCAAAAACACTTTCGGTAAGGTTGAGGGAGATGGAGAGGAATGGTCTTATAGAGAGAAAGGTATATCCAGAGACCCCTATAAGAGTGGAATATCATCTAACAGGTAAGGGAGAAGCTTTGAGACCTATACTGGAGCAGATGGCTGCGTTTTCATTGCAATATTGTTGCAAAGAGGTGTTCAAGGACGGAAAGCCTAGAACATTTGGTGAAGTTTTCGGGACATCTATCAAAGCGGATTTACCAGCAGATCGGAAGACTTCATGA
- a CDS encoding SIMPL domain-containing protein codes for MTNTQNRTKMYAVIAAIGIGIFAAVLTGGFFTKTPTANGNSIDMVKTTEERIGTGVLAAGTDNDNLFQLFVTGSATKKISPDKVSVILGVQTQEKTAQEAARKNADIMNAVINGLKDIGISTSQISTSYYNIYPVYEYRPVIDQRDIPPYPQNQVLIGYRVTNTISVTASADANVGNIIDTAINAGANEVQGVSYFVSEEVQKQMNSEMIGDAVLNAKMKAERALAPLNMKIVGVKSLNLNDVFYPVYRFDKFAVAEGAAPPTPILPSEQQVSASVSVTFIIG; via the coding sequence ATGACCAATACACAGAACCGAACCAAGATGTATGCAGTTATAGCTGCTATAGGAATAGGCATATTTGCCGCTGTCCTGACGGGAGGATTTTTCACAAAGACGCCAACGGCAAACGGAAATTCCATAGACATGGTGAAAACAACTGAAGAACGAATCGGCACAGGAGTACTTGCAGCGGGAACAGATAACGACAATCTGTTTCAGCTCTTTGTAACAGGAAGTGCAACTAAGAAGATCAGTCCGGACAAAGTATCCGTGATACTGGGAGTGCAAACACAGGAAAAAACAGCCCAAGAAGCTGCAAGGAAGAATGCTGACATAATGAACGCAGTAATTAACGGTTTAAAGGACATCGGGATTAGCACCAGCCAGATAAGCACCAGCTACTACAACATCTATCCGGTATACGAGTATAGACCAGTCATAGATCAGAGAGATATACCACCATACCCACAGAATCAGGTTCTAATAGGATATAGAGTAACAAACACAATAAGTGTAACTGCATCGGCAGATGCAAACGTTGGTAACATAATCGATACCGCGATCAATGCTGGCGCAAATGAAGTCCAAGGTGTAAGTTACTTCGTCTCAGAGGAGGTTCAGAAACAGATGAACAGCGAGATGATCGGAGACGCAGTGCTGAACGCAAAGATGAAGGCAGAGAGGGCATTAGCACCCTTGAACATGAAGATCGTCGGAGTTAAGAGCCTTAACTTAAATGATGTCTTCTATCCTGTGTATAGATTCGATAAATTTGCAGTTGCAGAAGGAGCAGCTCCCCCTACGCCTATACTACCGTCAGAGCAGCAGGTTTCCGCATCAGTCAGCGTTACCTTCATTATAGGTTAA
- a CDS encoding CBS domain-containing protein, whose product MPNEQTNIDAILNMPLENILSIDVLIMESDKTAADATAKMKEKDARSVLVTHSGEAIGIVSKTDILFKVMAQGKNPAKVKLREIMSSPVISLSPKSTVGEALAIMDKHVVRQIIVSAGSSVIGMVNREGIFEQIHRATLSASAAAISGTPVCIINPKAIVYIKDVNQSKLACPYCGSPFDDKEVLSKHIDRIHSGSGVLEGDVRRMFE is encoded by the coding sequence ATGCCTAATGAACAAACAAACATAGATGCTATACTGAACATGCCCTTAGAAAACATTCTAAGTATTGATGTTTTGATCATGGAAAGTGACAAAACTGCTGCCGATGCGACTGCCAAAATGAAGGAGAAAGATGCTAGAAGCGTGCTGGTTACACATTCTGGTGAGGCTATAGGCATAGTTAGCAAGACGGATATTTTGTTCAAGGTGATGGCACAGGGAAAGAATCCGGCAAAGGTTAAACTGAGGGAAATAATGTCTTCGCCAGTTATTTCATTATCACCGAAATCCACTGTGGGTGAGGCATTGGCTATTATGGATAAACATGTGGTCAGGCAGATCATAGTAAGTGCTGGTTCATCTGTTATTGGTATGGTGAACAGAGAAGGCATATTCGAACAGATTCATAGAGCTACCCTGTCTGCATCAGCGGCAGCGATAAGTGGAACCCCTGTCTGCATAATAAACCCCAAGGCTATAGTATACATAAAGGACGTTAACCAAAGTAAGCTCGCCTGTCCTTACTGTGGCTCACCATTCGATGATAAGGAAGTGTTATCAAAACATATAGACAGGATTCATAGTGGCAGTGGTGTTTTAGAGGGCGACGTTAGGCGTATGTTCGAATAA